The window AACGGGTGTTGAAGTGAAATCCGGCTTTCATGCCGTCGTGAATCAAGTAAGCTACAATCTGCTCGATATTTTTCCCGTGCGGATGGTGTCCCAAATCCACTAAGACCCCCACATTCTTTCCAAGGTGCTTCGCCAGAAGATACGCCGTTCCCCAATCCGAAATGGTTGTGCTGTACGTTCCCGGTTCAAAAACCTTGTACTCGATCAAAATGGTCACATCCGAATCGATCTTCGAATGCGCTTTTTTTAGACTGTCCTGAAGATTCGCCAGGGCTTTTCGTAACTGAATTTGGCCGGGATACAGCGACCCGTCCGGGAACCAGAGTGTCAGCAATTGAGTTCCCAAATCCTTTGCAATTTTTCCGCCGAGAATGGTCTGCTCAACGTAGCGCTCTCGAACCTGAGGGTCATCCGAAGACAGGCTTCCCCGGTACGATCCTTTTAAAAAATAGGTGGGACTCACAGATCCAATATGCAGCCCCCGTTCTTCGGCGGCACGCGCCACCCGCTCGGCCAGCTTGTAATTACCGGTTACGCCATCTTCCGAAAAATCCCAGAGAATGTGCGTAGCGATGGTGGGCGTCGCTCCGGTGAGTCGGTTTACAAAAGAGGCATCCTCCAATTTCTGATCAATCGTTTGGGCGGCTCCCGGGGGCATGTAGTCCCCAAACCGGCCTCCGCCAAAGGGACCAAAAATCCAACTGGGCACTTCCACCCTGAAACTTTGAACCGCCTGAATGGCTTGGGCCACCCGGTCTTTTCCAAATTCAGACTCCAGCGCCTGAAGTCCGGCAGAAATTTGTTTTTCAGTCATCATAAATCGGCCTTTAATTGATGTTTGAATGGCAGCAAAATAACGATATTTCAAAAGGAATGTTGTTTTTCGAAAGCTTCTTTAATATGAAAAACTATCCTGAAAAATGCAAGCGGAAAACGATTTTTAAAAAAATTTTTTACACTTTCCTCACAAATAAATTGCGAAGATTTTTCACGTTTCAGGATATCCAGGCCACCGGCAGCGAATTAACAAATTCCGTTATCCAAGATACCCAAACAGCCACTTCTCGTCAAAATGTCAGATTTCTTGTTGCAACTCACCGTCAGAAATTCTACATTAAAATGTTTGATTTTGAAAATAGGGTTAATCTGCTTATTCTAACGATTGACTAATTAAATGAATTTAGACAAGCGGCTTCTCAATCTTCTGAAAAACGTCCGTATTCTCATGGCACTGGCGGTTATCTTTGGTGTGGCTGCCGGTGTGTTTACCATCGGGCAGGCGGCCGCTCTCAGCCGAACAATTTCCAGGGCATTTCTGCAGAAAATGCCCCTGCGGGATTTGGCATCATTCATTTATCTTTTCGGACTTTTCAGCCTGCTCCGGGCGGCTGCCATCTGGCTTCAGGAAATGACGGCCGGGAAAGTGGCCCGTCATGTGAAAGATTCGGTGCGCAGCGCCCTCATCCGAAAACTTCTTCAATTGGGTCCTGTGCGGATGAAATCCGAACGGAGTGGCGAAATCAGCAATACCCTGCTTTCCGGTGTGGATGCCCTGGACGCCTACTTCAGTCAGTATCTGCCGCAGCTTTTTTTATCCACGTTAATTCCTGTCACCATTTTGTTTTTTGTCTTTCCCAACGACCTGTTAACCGGCTTTGTGTTCCTCCTGACGGCTCCTCTGATTCCACTTTTCATGATTCTCATCGGGAATATTGCACAGGCACTGACCCAAAAACAGTGGAAAACCCTCAGCCGGTTAAGCGCTCATTTTCTGGATGTTTTGCAGGGATTGACCACACTCAAAATTTTGGGGCGAAGCCAAGAGCAAATCAAAATGATTGCAGACATCAGCAATGATTTTCGGGTGCACACCATGACTGTTTTGCGGGTGGCCTTTTTGTCCGCTCTGGTACTGGAACTGGTTTCCACCATCAGTACGGCGGTCGTCGCGGTGGAAATTGGACTTCGGTTGCTGTACGCCAAAATGGCCTTTGAAAACGCCCTGTTCATTTTGATTCTGGCACCGGAATTCTATTTGCCCATGCGGTTGTTGGGAACCCGATTTCATGCCGGAATGGAGGGAACGGCCGCGGCCCGGCGCATTTTCCAAATTCTGGAAACCTCCGCTCCGGAACCCCTGAGTACACCTGCCCGCGTACCCGATTTAAAACAGGCAGTCCTTAAATTTGAATCCGTCAGTTTTTCGTACGATTCAGGCAGCCGGCCCGCATTACAGGAGGTTTCGTTTACTTTAGAACCCGGAAAGCGGACGGCGCTGGTGGGACCCAGCGGTTCCGGGAAAACCACCATCACCCATCTTCTTCTGCGATTTCTTAAACCCGAATCCGGAAGACTTCTGGCAAACGATCAGCCGATCAGCCATTTCAATCCGGACGATTGGCGCCGACAAATTGCCTGGGTTCCGCAAAATCCACACCTGTTTTACGGAACCCTTGCCGAAAACATCCGCATGGGACAGCCGGAGGCATCCCTTACTCAAATTGAACAGGCAGCCAAACAAGCCGAAATGGATGATTTTATCCGGGCCCTGCCCCGGGGTTACGACACTCTCATCGGTGAAAAGGGCGCCCGGCTCAGTGGCGGACAGGCCCAACGCCTGGCTCTGGCGCGCGCCTTTTTAAAAAATGCCCCTTTTGTTATTCTGGATGAACCCACATCCAACCTCGATCCGGAAGTGGAGGCAAAAATTCAATCGGCCATGCAAACGCTAATGCAAGGCCGACGGGTTTTGTTGATCGCACACCGGCTGAGTACAAGCCGTTCAGCAGACCGCATTCTGGTTATTTTTAAAGGCCGAATTTTGGAAGCGGGTACCCACGAATCGCTTTTGCAGCAAAACGGCCTGTACAAAAAATTGGTTACGGCTTACGAGGGGGTGGCGTGATGAAATCCTTTTTCAGGCTTATGAAATTGGCTGCTCCCTACAAATGGTGGATGGCTCTGGCCTCATTTCTGGGATTTCTGACCATTGGCAGCAGCATCGGCCTGATGATGACCTCCGCGTACATCATTTCCAGGGCGGCCCTGCATCCGTCTATTGCCGTATTGCAGGTGGCCATTGTGGGTGTACGCTTTTTCGGGATTTCCCGGGGCATCTTCCGCTATCTGGAACGGTATGTTTCGCACGAAGTCACCTTTCGGCTTCTGGCCAAATTTCGCGTGTGGTTTTACCGATCGATTGAACCCCTGGCTCCGGCACGACTCCTTCACTACCGCAGTGGGGATTTGCTGACCCGCGTGGTTTCCGACATCGAAAATCTGGAACACATGTACGTCCGCGTCATTGCTCCTCCGTTTGTGGCCGCTCTCGTTTTGCTTCTGATGTGGGTCTTGCTGGGCAGTTTTAGCGTCGCTTTTGCATGGGTTCTCACACTTGCGTTTTTCGCGGCCGGTTTGGGAATTCCAGCGGTGACCTGGCTGCTGAGCCGCCCAATCGGGCGCCAATGGGCTTCCCTGCAATCCCGGGTAAATACCGCCACTATCGACGGTGTGCAGGGAATGGCCGATCTGGTGGCTTTTGGCCAGGCGGAAAACCATTTTAAAACACTTGAAAAACAGTACCAAACCTACACGAAGCTCCAGCACAAAATGGCGATTATCACCGGCCTTCACGATTCCCTGATGAATTTATTTTTGGATGCGACGGTTATTGCTATGCTGCTGGTTGCCATACCACAAGTCACGCATTCTTTCCTCGACGGGGTTTATCTGGCCGTCCTGGTGATGGGCGTGA is drawn from Calditrichota bacterium and contains these coding sequences:
- a CDS encoding TIM barrel protein produces the protein MKYRYFAAIQTSIKGRFMMTEKQISAGLQALESEFGKDRVAQAIQAVQSFRVEVPSWIFGPFGGGRFGDYMPPGAAQTIDQKLEDASFVNRLTGATPTIATHILWDFSEDGVTGNYKLAERVARAAEERGLHIGSVSPTYFLKGSYRGSLSSDDPQVRERYVEQTILGGKIAKDLGTQLLTLWFPDGSLYPGQIQLRKALANLQDSLKKAHSKIDSDVTILIEYKVFEPGTYSTTISDWGTAYLLAKHLGKNVGVLVDLGHHPHGKNIEQIVAYLIHDGMKAGFHFNTR
- the cydD gene encoding thiol reductant ABC exporter subunit CydD; amino-acid sequence: MNLDKRLLNLLKNVRILMALAVIFGVAAGVFTIGQAAALSRTISRAFLQKMPLRDLASFIYLFGLFSLLRAAAIWLQEMTAGKVARHVKDSVRSALIRKLLQLGPVRMKSERSGEISNTLLSGVDALDAYFSQYLPQLFLSTLIPVTILFFVFPNDLLTGFVFLLTAPLIPLFMILIGNIAQALTQKQWKTLSRLSAHFLDVLQGLTTLKILGRSQEQIKMIADISNDFRVHTMTVLRVAFLSALVLELVSTISTAVVAVEIGLRLLYAKMAFENALFILILAPEFYLPMRLLGTRFHAGMEGTAAARRIFQILETSAPEPLSTPARVPDLKQAVLKFESVSFSYDSGSRPALQEVSFTLEPGKRTALVGPSGSGKTTITHLLLRFLKPESGRLLANDQPISHFNPDDWRRQIAWVPQNPHLFYGTLAENIRMGQPEASLTQIEQAAKQAEMDDFIRALPRGYDTLIGEKGARLSGGQAQRLALARAFLKNAPFVILDEPTSNLDPEVEAKIQSAMQTLMQGRRVLLIAHRLSTSRSADRILVIFKGRILEAGTHESLLQQNGLYKKLVTAYEGVA